A stretch of the Tardiphaga sp. 709 genome encodes the following:
- the ilvN gene encoding acetolactate synthase small subunit, giving the protein MEQPASAYFMEERHDPNETHTLTVLVANEPGVLARVIGLFSGRGYNIESLTVSETESHKHVSRITIVTTGTPMVITQIKHQLDRMIPVHRVVDMTLTGRSIERELAMVKLRGTGEHRVEALRLAEAFRARVIDATIESFVFEITGNTGKINQFIDLMRPLGLVEISRTGVAAISRGPEGM; this is encoded by the coding sequence ATGGAACAGCCTGCCTCCGCCTATTTCATGGAAGAGCGTCACGATCCCAACGAGACGCATACGCTGACGGTGCTCGTCGCCAACGAGCCGGGCGTGCTCGCGCGCGTCATCGGGCTTTTTTCGGGCCGCGGTTACAACATCGAAAGTCTCACGGTGTCGGAGACCGAGAGCCACAAGCACGTCTCGCGCATCACCATCGTCACCACAGGCACGCCGATGGTGATCACGCAGATCAAGCATCAGCTCGATCGCATGATCCCGGTGCATCGCGTCGTTGACATGACGCTGACCGGCCGCTCCATCGAGCGTGAGCTTGCCATGGTCAAGCTGCGTGGCACCGGCGAGCATCGCGTTGAGGCGCTGCGCCTCGCTGAAGCGTTCCGCGCCCGCGTGATCGATGCGACCATCGAGAGCTTCGTGTTCGAGATCACCGGCAACACCGGCAAGATCAACCAGTTCATCGACCTGATGCGGCCGCTTGGCCTCGTCGAGATCTCGCGCACCGGCGTCGCTGCGATCAGCCGCGGACCGGAGGGGATGTAG
- a CDS encoding EamA family transporter, with protein MKPLDIALAIAVAVIWGVGFVLTRMAVDEMSSTLLTTIRFGITALPCLFLPKPRMSWLLIVATSWLLVAQFLAQTYGMAHGVPAGLTSVIVQSQALFTVGAAALFLRELPTRQQVAGIVIAMGGLLMVCFTVGYDFSVFPFMVLMTAPVSFAFSNLLLRRAQGVPMLDLFAWISLVALLPLLVVLFSVDGASATWQSLTHASLKAFACVLFLAVVGTTLGYWIWGRLLGDYSAAQVVPFALLVPFIGAAASSVTFGETFGPLRLAGMIVVVLGIAVMLLSKRPPILVEVV; from the coding sequence ATGAAACCTCTCGACATCGCGTTGGCCATAGCCGTGGCCGTGATCTGGGGCGTCGGCTTCGTGCTGACCCGGATGGCGGTCGACGAGATGTCGTCGACACTGCTCACCACAATCCGCTTCGGCATCACGGCACTCCCGTGCCTGTTCCTGCCGAAGCCGAGAATGTCATGGCTGCTGATCGTCGCCACAAGCTGGCTTTTGGTGGCGCAATTCCTGGCGCAGACCTACGGCATGGCGCATGGCGTGCCGGCTGGGCTGACCTCTGTCATCGTGCAGAGCCAGGCGCTGTTCACGGTTGGGGCTGCCGCGCTATTCCTGCGCGAATTGCCGACGCGGCAGCAAGTCGCGGGTATCGTCATCGCCATGGGCGGGTTGCTGATGGTCTGCTTCACGGTCGGTTATGACTTCAGCGTGTTCCCCTTCATGGTGCTGATGACCGCGCCGGTGAGCTTTGCGTTTTCCAATCTGCTGCTGCGGCGCGCGCAGGGCGTGCCGATGCTCGACCTGTTCGCCTGGATCAGTCTCGTTGCGCTACTGCCGCTGCTGGTTGTGCTGTTCAGTGTCGATGGCGCGAGCGCGACGTGGCAGTCGCTCACGCATGCCTCGTTGAAGGCCTTCGCCTGTGTGCTGTTTCTCGCGGTAGTCGGCACCACGCTGGGTTACTGGATCTGGGGCCGGCTGCTGGGTGATTATTCCGCCGCACAGGTCGTGCCGTTCGCGCTACTGGTGCCGTTTATCGGCGCGGCCGCGTCGAGCGTCACGTTCGGTGAAACATTTGGACCGCTGCGTCTCGCCGGCATGATCGTTGTTGTGCTGGGCATCGCGGTGATGCTGCTGTCGAAGCGCCCACCCATTCTTGTCGAGGTGGTTTGA
- a CDS encoding LysE family translocator, with protein MSQQLLFAFIVFAIVMFFTPGPNNVMLLASGLNFGFRRTLPHVFGVTVGFAFMVAVTGLGLGAVFTSYPVLHTILKYAGAAYLVYLAFAIGMSGPPNPGDAERRRPMTFFGAALFQWVNVKGWVMVIGTITAYAAIANYPWNILLQVTLSLLLGFVSCVTWVLCGTSLQSLVKSPGAVRAFNIVMGLLLLASLYPVLVEL; from the coding sequence ATGTCGCAACAACTCTTGTTCGCCTTTATCGTGTTCGCCATCGTGATGTTCTTCACGCCCGGCCCGAACAACGTCATGCTGCTCGCGTCAGGGCTCAATTTCGGCTTTCGTCGCACGCTGCCGCATGTCTTCGGCGTCACCGTTGGTTTTGCCTTCATGGTCGCCGTCACGGGCCTCGGATTGGGGGCGGTCTTCACCTCCTATCCGGTGCTGCACACCATCCTGAAATATGCCGGCGCGGCGTATCTCGTTTATCTCGCCTTTGCGATCGGGATGTCCGGTCCGCCCAATCCCGGTGACGCCGAACGGCGCCGGCCGATGACGTTTTTCGGCGCCGCGCTGTTTCAATGGGTCAACGTCAAGGGCTGGGTGATGGTGATCGGCACCATCACCGCCTATGCGGCGATTGCGAACTATCCCTGGAACATCCTGCTGCAGGTCACCCTGTCGCTCCTGCTCGGGTTCGTGTCCTGCGTAACCTGGGTGCTGTGCGGCACATCGCTGCAATCGCTGGTAAAATCGCCTGGCGCGGTCAGGGCGTTCAATATCGTCATGGGGCTGCTGCTGCTGGCCTCCCTGTATCCGGTGCTGGTCGAGCTATGA
- the ilvC gene encoding ketol-acid reductoisomerase, with the protein MRVYYDRDADLNLIKGKKVCIVGYGSQGHAHALNLKDSGVKDVVIALRKGSATAKKAEAAGFKVMEVAEAAKWADLMMMLTPDELQGDIYRDHMHDNMKKGAALVFAHGLNVHFNLLDPREDLDVLMIAPKGPGHTVRSEYQRGGGVPCLIAVHKDVSGNAHDLGLSYASAVGGGRAGIIETSFKEECETDLFGEQAVLCGGTVELIRAGFETLVEAGYAPEMAYFECLHELKLIVDLIYEGGIANMNYSISNTAEYGEYVTGPRIVTSETKAEMKRVLTDIQSGKFARDWMLENKVNQASFKATRQRNNAHPIEEVGAKLRDMMPWIKEKALVDKTKN; encoded by the coding sequence ATGCGAGTTTATTACGATCGCGACGCCGACCTGAACCTGATCAAGGGCAAGAAGGTCTGCATCGTCGGCTATGGCAGCCAGGGCCATGCCCACGCGCTGAACCTCAAGGACAGCGGCGTCAAGGACGTCGTGATCGCGCTCCGCAAGGGCTCGGCCACCGCGAAGAAGGCGGAAGCCGCCGGCTTCAAGGTGATGGAAGTTGCCGAGGCCGCCAAGTGGGCCGACCTGATGATGATGCTCACCCCGGACGAATTGCAGGGCGACATCTATCGCGACCACATGCACGACAACATGAAGAAGGGCGCTGCGCTCGTCTTCGCACACGGCCTCAACGTGCACTTCAACCTGCTCGATCCGCGTGAAGACTTGGACGTGCTGATGATCGCGCCGAAGGGCCCCGGCCACACCGTGCGTTCGGAATATCAGCGCGGCGGCGGCGTGCCCTGCCTGATCGCGGTTCACAAGGATGTCTCGGGCAACGCCCATGACCTCGGCCTGAGCTATGCCTCGGCAGTGGGCGGCGGCCGCGCCGGCATCATCGAGACCTCGTTCAAGGAAGAGTGCGAAACCGATTTGTTCGGTGAGCAGGCCGTTCTCTGCGGCGGCACCGTCGAGCTGATCCGCGCCGGCTTCGAGACGCTGGTGGAAGCCGGCTACGCGCCGGAAATGGCTTACTTCGAGTGCCTGCACGAACTGAAGCTGATCGTCGACCTGATCTATGAAGGCGGCATCGCCAACATGAATTACTCGATCTCCAACACGGCCGAGTATGGCGAATACGTCACCGGCCCGCGCATCGTCACCTCGGAAACCAAGGCCGAGATGAAGCGCGTGCTCACCGACATCCAGTCCGGCAAGTTCGCCCGCGACTGGATGCTGGAAAACAAGGTCAACCAGGCCTCGTTCAAGGCGACCCGCCAGCGCAACAACGCCCATCCGATCGAGGAAGTGGGCGCCAAGCTCCGCGACATGATGCCGTGGATCAAGGAAAAGGCGCTGGTCGACAAGACCAAGAACTAA
- a CDS encoding TetR/AcrR family transcriptional regulator, whose translation MSRSAKPPSSKSAPKSPVRKRAVQPSAAPRAAKGRTPPPKTYHHGDLRRVLIAAALELAEEGGADAVSVREAARRAGVSPGAPFRHFPSRNDLMSAVAEEAQRRFRSAIAAAIAETSSEDPLVRFRAFGLAYLRWAMKNPAHFEVISSGKYFAHDQSAVVRDDNAELIDMTGQLLSDAQDRGQLRSADLRIMKIAGRALVYGFARMNIDGHFPRWGVANAEADQMAEAIITLFVDGIAKPV comes from the coding sequence ATGTCCAGGTCCGCAAAGCCGCCGTCGTCCAAATCAGCGCCAAAGTCGCCGGTCCGGAAACGAGCCGTTCAGCCATCCGCCGCGCCGCGCGCTGCCAAAGGTCGAACGCCGCCGCCGAAGACCTATCATCACGGCGATCTGCGCCGTGTGCTGATTGCGGCGGCGCTTGAACTGGCCGAGGAAGGTGGTGCGGATGCCGTCAGCGTGCGCGAGGCCGCGCGGCGCGCCGGCGTGTCGCCGGGAGCGCCGTTCCGGCACTTCCCCAGCCGCAATGACCTGATGAGCGCGGTGGCGGAAGAGGCACAGCGCCGCTTCCGTAGTGCGATTGCTGCCGCGATCGCCGAAACGTCCTCCGAGGATCCGCTGGTTCGGTTTCGCGCGTTTGGCCTGGCCTATCTGCGCTGGGCGATGAAAAATCCTGCGCATTTCGAGGTGATCTCGAGCGGGAAGTATTTCGCCCATGACCAGTCGGCGGTGGTGCGTGACGACAATGCCGAACTGATCGACATGACCGGGCAATTGCTCAGCGATGCGCAGGACAGGGGCCAGTTGCGCTCCGCGGATCTCCGCATCATGAAGATCGCAGGTCGCGCGCTGGTCTATGGCTTCGCCCGCATGAATATCGACGGGCATTTTCCGCGCTGGGGTGTCGCGAATGCCGAGGCCGATCAGATGGCGGAGGCGATCATCACGCTGTTCGTTGATGGGATCGCAAAGCCTGTCTGA
- a CDS encoding SDR family NAD(P)-dependent oxidoreductase gives MRSIVITGVSTGIGHATAKVLLARGFRVFGSVRRQVDAERLQAEFGANFVPLLFDVTDEAAVLAAAAQVRAALNGETLAGLVNNAGVAVPGALLDLSVDEFRAQIEINVMGPVIVTQAFAPLLGADPALTGAPGRIVMMSSVSGQFGNPLLSPYSTSKFALEGLAESLRREFMLFGIEVLVIAPGAVRTPIWDKAEAIDMVRFDASPFLPALTKLREMLMKLAKNGLPPERIAELVYRALTASRPKLRVVASPQPVQTFVAGWLPKRWLDRMIGRQLGLASRKRAGF, from the coding sequence ATGCGATCCATTGTCATCACCGGCGTCTCCACGGGCATCGGCCACGCCACTGCGAAAGTCCTGCTTGCGCGAGGCTTCCGCGTTTTCGGCAGCGTGCGTAGGCAGGTCGATGCCGAGCGCTTGCAAGCCGAGTTCGGCGCGAACTTCGTCCCGCTGCTGTTCGATGTCACGGATGAGGCAGCTGTATTGGCCGCCGCTGCGCAGGTACGCGCCGCGCTGAATGGCGAGACGCTTGCAGGCCTTGTCAACAATGCCGGCGTTGCGGTGCCGGGCGCGCTGCTCGATCTGTCGGTGGATGAGTTTCGCGCGCAGATCGAGATCAATGTGATGGGCCCGGTGATCGTCACCCAGGCCTTCGCGCCACTGCTCGGCGCCGATCCCGCGCTGACGGGCGCGCCCGGGCGCATCGTGATGATGAGTTCGGTGTCCGGCCAGTTCGGCAATCCGCTGCTGTCGCCCTATAGCACGTCGAAATTCGCGCTGGAGGGACTGGCCGAGAGCCTGCGCCGCGAATTCATGCTGTTCGGCATCGAGGTGCTGGTGATCGCGCCGGGGGCCGTGCGCACGCCGATCTGGGATAAGGCCGAGGCGATCGATATGGTGCGCTTCGATGCGTCGCCGTTTCTGCCGGCGCTAACGAAGCTGCGCGAGATGCTGATGAAGCTGGCGAAGAACGGGCTGCCGCCGGAGCGGATCGCCGAACTGGTGTATCGGGCGCTGACCGCATCCCGCCCGAAGCTACGCGTGGTGGCGTCGCCGCAACCGGTCCAGACCTTCGTCGCCGGCTGGCTGCCGAAGCGTTGGCTCGATCGCATGATCGGCCGCCAACTTGGGTTGGCGTCGCGCAAGCGAGCTGGCTTTTAG
- a CDS encoding energy transducer TonB, with the protein MTRRHAPFLAALLLVLVAPLLGPPEANAQSSAPSQRGPAMAEWRRGVDIKINRTARNLGRLSVRGQTVVGFRVDRSGRLIESKVLRSSGDTELDGAFLAVVRVAGPFPPLPSGYPSPTLATAITMTSGPRKGDFHGMRPLRPFPAEF; encoded by the coding sequence ATGACCCGTCGTCACGCGCCTTTTCTCGCAGCCCTGTTACTCGTTCTTGTTGCACCTCTGCTTGGCCCTCCCGAAGCGAACGCACAGTCCTCCGCGCCCAGCCAACGCGGCCCGGCCATGGCGGAGTGGCGCCGCGGCGTCGATATCAAGATCAATCGCACGGCCCGCAATCTCGGCAGGCTGTCGGTGCGGGGACAAACCGTCGTCGGCTTTCGCGTCGACCGCAGCGGTCGCCTGATCGAGTCAAAGGTTCTCCGCAGCTCCGGGGATACCGAACTCGACGGTGCGTTCCTCGCCGTCGTTCGCGTGGCTGGCCCATTCCCTCCTCTTCCCTCCGGCTATCCGAGCCCGACACTGGCAACTGCGATCACGATGACGTCCGGGCCGCGCAAAGGTGATTTTCACGGCATGAGGCCGCTCAGACCCTTCCCGGCTGAGTTCTAA
- a CDS encoding energy transducer TonB, whose amino-acid sequence MFVPSGRHDAGLRDTRTRSIASAVSLVLAALVLVAFAAQVQARSVAHPPHECARSEEPHCVALRARVRAAEIARLRTSITYRILGSVQYPPEAAMEGEGGMALVHFVLLPSGRLTNIGIIRSSGSAALDRAARQAVQLASPIPLGPNGLPKKKLVFTVPISFNSR is encoded by the coding sequence ATGTTCGTCCCGTCAGGACGCCATGATGCGGGCCTGCGCGATACGCGCACCCGCTCGATCGCTTCGGCCGTATCGCTCGTACTCGCCGCACTCGTCCTTGTCGCGTTCGCGGCGCAGGTACAGGCGCGCAGTGTCGCTCATCCACCTCATGAATGCGCGAGATCCGAAGAACCGCATTGCGTTGCTCTGCGGGCACGCGTGCGAGCCGCCGAAATCGCCCGCCTGCGAACAAGCATTACCTATCGCATCCTCGGCTCCGTCCAGTATCCGCCGGAGGCGGCCATGGAGGGTGAAGGCGGCATGGCCCTGGTTCATTTCGTGCTCTTGCCGTCCGGCAGGCTGACGAACATCGGGATCATCAGGAGTTCGGGATCTGCAGCGCTCGACCGCGCGGCCCGGCAGGCCGTCCAGCTCGCCAGTCCCATCCCTCTCGGTCCCAACGGCCTTCCGAAAAAGAAGCTCGTTTTCACTGTGCCGATCAGCTTCAACAGCAGATAG
- a CDS encoding FadR/GntR family transcriptional regulator gives MLTAVSTDTSDAVRKTLEFVRHHRLAKGDRLPSERDLSERFGVTRGSVREALAVLDAMRITERKPKSGIYLRNALEDSGLDALVLQADLGLPFSAEVTRDVTEARILCEEQAFRLACQRRTDADLARLHHLLDTYAALVAKGSNLADEDVAFHLAVVAASQNRVLVRTLTPLMLMSTGWRRRYFASAEIRQRSLIDHRAFVAAIAARDEATATMLVHRHVQTAAEDVRALAEQGATDSDVKD, from the coding sequence ATGCTTACCGCAGTCAGCACCGATACCTCCGACGCTGTTCGGAAAACGCTCGAATTCGTCCGGCACCACCGGCTGGCGAAAGGCGACCGGCTGCCGTCGGAGCGGGATCTGTCGGAGCGGTTCGGGGTGACGCGCGGCTCCGTCCGCGAGGCGCTGGCTGTGCTCGATGCCATGCGCATCACCGAGCGGAAGCCCAAATCAGGCATCTATCTGCGCAACGCGCTGGAAGACAGCGGGCTCGATGCGCTGGTGCTGCAGGCCGACCTTGGCCTGCCGTTCAGCGCGGAGGTGACGCGCGATGTCACCGAGGCCAGAATCCTTTGCGAGGAACAGGCGTTCCGGCTGGCCTGTCAGCGCCGCACCGACGCCGATCTCGCCCGGCTGCATCACTTGCTCGACACCTATGCGGCGCTCGTCGCCAAGGGCAGCAACCTCGCCGATGAGGACGTCGCATTCCATCTCGCGGTTGTCGCGGCGAGCCAGAACCGCGTGCTGGTGCGCACGCTGACACCGCTGATGCTGATGAGCACGGGCTGGCGTCGCCGCTATTTCGCCTCCGCCGAGATCCGCCAGCGCTCGCTCATTGATCACCGCGCTTTCGTTGCGGCGATCGCAGCGCGCGACGAGGCGACAGCCACGATGCTGGTGCATCGCCACGTGCAGACCGCCGCCGAAGACGTGCGAGCGCTGGCCGAGCAGGGCGCCACGGACTCCGACGTTAAGGACTGA